AGGTTGCTGAGCAAACCCAGACCTGCTTTGCGCAGTGTCCAGATCTTCTTGGAATCAGCGCCAAACAGGAGAGGGAAGTGGTAACCCAGCCCCGCAGCTTTCAGTTCCGCAGTGAGGCGGTCGGAGATCTCAGTAATTTCCCCACGGGTATCGCGCATGAATTCTACCACGAGGATCGCCCCGGGATCACCCTGTACAAAAAAGCGGTTCTTGCTTTGTTCAATATTGTCTTTTGTACACTCGAGTATGTAGTGATCGATCAGTTCACTGGCACTGGGTTTATATTGCATGGCAATAATATTCGCGCGCAGGGATTCATCTACGTTATTAAAGTGTACGCAGAGCAGACCTGTCTCTTTTGGAGGTAGGGGCGATACGTTGATTTTAATTTCAGTGAGGAACGCCAGGGTACCTTCGGACCCGGCAATGAGTTTACAGAAGTTAAAGTCTTCTTTACCGGCAGTGAAAGGCGCGGTTTCCAGCAACATGTCTACAGCATAACCAGTATTTCTCCGAAGGATGCTTGGTTTTGGAAATTCGCGGCGTATTTCTTCCTGGTTGGAGTGGTTACCAAGCAGGGTACGTATTTGTTTATAAACGGCGGTTTCCAGGCTGCCATCGTTCTTTTCACAACGGGCATGAAACTCTTCGGCAGAGATACTGTTGAACGTCACGTCCGAGCCATCGCTGAGAATAGCTTTTACTTCCAGCAGGTGTTCGCGGGTACTGCCGTACACAACGGAGTTGGAACCGCAGGAGTTATTGCCCACCATCCCGCCAATCATGGCGCGGTTAGCAGTCGATGTCTCAGGACCGAAGTAGAAGCCGTATGGTTTCAGGAATAGATTTAGTTCATCGCGGATCACGCCGGGCTGAACTCTTACCCAATGTTCTTCCGTATTAATTTCGAGGATGTTGGTGAAGGTGCGCGACACGTCTACTACGATACCATTTCCGACTACCTGTCCTGCCAGCGAGGTACCAGCCGTACGCGGAATCAGCGACGTTTTGTTTGCCCTCGCAAATCGGATCAGTGTTTTGATGTCTTCTTCATTGGCTGGGATAGCTACTGCCAATGGCATTTCTCTGTATGCTGAAGCATCTGTGGCGTACAGGGTACGCATGGTGTCATCAGTGTATAACGTTCCGGTAAATTGTCCGGCAAGCTCCCTAAGCTTTTCGCGCATATTATTCTTCCCTTTTCAGAAGGCAAAAGTAAGGTTTAGATTGCTGGAATGCAAATGAGTGATTTTGTTAGATTTTATCAAATTTTTAAAGAATTTATTGCAAACTTTTTACCGGGTTGACCATCGCCGCCCTGATAGACTGATAACTCACTGTCAGGAGTGCAATTCCGCAGGCCAGGATCCCTGCGCCCACAAAGATCTCCCAGCTGATCTGGATCCTGTAATCAAAATGTGTGAGCCAGTTATGCATCAGGAAATAGGTAAATGGGGATGCTATTATACCCGCCAGTAATACCAGCCATATAAAGTCTTTGGATAGCAATAGCCAGAGTTGTGGCAGACTGGCGCCTAGTACTTTCCTGATACCGATTTCTTTGGTTCTGCGTTCTGCCATGAACATAGCGAGGCCAAAGAGTCCCAATCCCGAAATCAAAATGGCCAACAGGGCAAAGGCGGCTGCTATACGACCTACCTGATTTTCCATTTCGAATTTATGTGCGAAATCCTGGTCGGTAAAGCTATAAATGAAGGGGAGGTCCGTATTATATCTTTCAAAAACAGGCTGAATGGTGCTGAGGGTGTTAGATAAGTCTACCCCCTTTTTCAGGCGTAGCAAAATATTGTTCGCATCATCCTTTTCAAAGATGATTGCCAGCGGATAGGCGGTCTGGTAGGGATTGTACAATACAAGATCCTTTACAATACCAATGATGGTAAGTGTGAGGGAACCAGATTGTATCGTCTTTCCAATAGGATCTGTGTACCCGATGGTCTTCAGTGCGGTTTCATTTAATACTACGGCATTGGAATCTGCCGGCCGGCCGGCTTCAAAAGAACGGCCCTGCAGCAGCTGCATACCCGTTACCTGGTCATAATCATAATCGCCCATGATCACATCCATTCCAATTTCTGCTTTGGGGTCTTTGCCACTCCATGAGAAATCACTCCACTTGTTATAATTAGCCGTCATGGGTTGTGATGCTCTGGTTACAGCCTCCAGTTTCCCGGTATTTAACAGTTCCTGCTTCAGTGCTGAAAAATTCTTATTTAATGCATCACTGGTGGCCACTGATATAAGGTTATCGGGATTATATCCCAAAGATCGTGACTGTGCATGCCTGATCTGCTGGAATACAATTCCCGTACTAATGATAAGGGCAATACTAATGGCAAACTGAAACACGACTAATACACGACGCAGCGTGACTGCGCTACGGCCTGTATGCACCGGGCCTTTCAATACCTTCACGGGAATAAAGCCAGAAAGGTACCAGGCAGGATAACTACCGGCGAGTAGTCCTGTGGTAATACAGATACCTAATGCCATCCACACATGCTGATAAGTAAACTGTACATGAGATATACCTACCTGTCCAAGAAAAGGTTGTATGAGCAAAATGAAGATGATGGCAAAGATAAATGCAATCAATGCTGTCATAATAGATTCTGAGAGGAACTGTCCGACCAGTTGTGTACGTCCGGAACCGATTGCTTTACGGATACCTACTTCTTTGGCGCGCTTTTCAGACCTTGCCGTACTCAGATTCATAAAATTGATACACGCAATCAGGAGCACAAAAATGCCAATGATGGTAAAGAGATGTACATAGGTCATTCTGCCACCACTTTCTTTCCAGTCCCTGAATTCATTGTGCAGGTGCATGCGTGTCAATGGCTGTATGTCCAGGAACTGGTTATTATGTTCCGGATCATGCAGGTGCATTAACCCACTTATTTTTTTGGAGAAATCTGCCATACTTACACCAGGATTGAGCTCTACTGCATTCCATGAAAAGTTGATTCCCCAGTTGGACCGCGCATTCCTGACAAATTCATACTTCTTTTCCATCAATGAAAAAGGTACGAGAAAATCAAACTGGAATGTTGAATTCGAAGGCACATCAGCCATCACACCGGTCACCTGCAATTCTTCATTGTCTACTTTTACAAATTGCCCCAATGCAGATGCATTTCCAAAATAGGCATTCGCCTGTGATTTTGTCAGAATAATACTGTTCACATCATTCAAGGCGGTATTGACATTGCCTTCAATCAGCGGGAAGGAAAACATTTGGAGAAAAGCCGGATCAACAAAGAGGCAATTCTTTAAATACTTAGTGGTACCATGTACCAGGCTCATTTGCGAGGACTGACTTATCCTCGTGGCACGCTTTATTTCAGGATAATCATGCTGCATGATATCGTAGATAGGAACGGGCGTGCTGTACTGGGATCCTTTTATATCATTGAATAGCGTGTGTTTCACGAATACGCCTATTCGCTCTCCATTCAAATGAAACAGATCAAAACTCTTTTCATATTGTACCCACATGCCGATAAGGAGGGCGAATGCCATACCCAGAGCAAGCCCTGTAATATTAATAGCAGAAAGCGTCTTGTGCTGTTTAAGGTTGCGCCAGGCAACACGGCAATAATTCCAGATCATAAAAAAAATTAGTCCTACAATGATACCAGTTTGTAAATGATTGTAAATGAATGACTTTTCGTTTGCAGACTGTTCACTTTCAGCAACTTGTGTCCGGTTGTGAACACTTTGACTGGCATGGTTTCTGGTCTCACTATATAAAGAATTTTTCACCCAAAAAATTGTGAGTTATGGAAATCAGAGACAGATCAATAGGTAGTAACGGTTTAGAACAGGGGGGACCTAACCTCGGTAACGATTATAGCCGTAATATAACAAGAGAAGTGACTTCAGATGATACTGAAAAGGTGATTCTGCCTAAAAAGGACAAACATAAAAAAGAACAAAACAAAGGCGATAAAAATCCAAAGCAGCGATAAGATGATGGCTGCTTAAGCGGGTGAGGCGGTAAAAAAGCACATGCTTTTTTACCGCCTCCTTATTTAAAATAACGATTGTTGTTTAGGTTGGAATACAGGTTTCGGTATACTGATTCCGCACACTTCTTTTAATTTATCTATGAAATAAACAGTCGCATCAATATAACTCAGTTCATCCCCCATATGCATAAAGAAATACAATTCCCTTAATCCATTCTTCATCCATTGATCGATCCTGTGCACCCAGTCATCCATCCTTTTATAATCCGTCGGGTGTAAACTATTCCCCACGAAGCGGACCATAGACCCCGGGGTGGGTAAGTGCATATGTACACAATCCCTTCTACCAGCTGTATCAGTGATCACCGCACCTATTTTTAGTCCTCTTAATGTATCAAAGAGCTCTTTGGTGGTCGCAGGGTTATTAAACCAATCCGGATGCCTGAGCTCTAAATACCATTGCAGATCCGTCGGCAGACTTTGCAGATATTTATATAGGTTGTCTCTCCGTGTCGGACTATAGTTCTCTCCCAATTGCAAAAAGATAGGTCCCAGGTTTTCTTCCAGTGCAAGGATACCTTCAAGGAAGGCGGTCGTTTGGTCCTGCGCATTTACAAGATTACTATAGTGACTGATGGACTGCGGCACTTTAGGACAAAATTTAAAATCCGTTCTGTTTACCCGTTCCTTCCATTTGCCGATCGTATAAGCATCATAGATCTTATAATGGGTAGCATTGAACTCAATACAATTGAAATGATGGGGATATTGCTCAATATAATTGGCTTCTTTGGTGCCTTTGGGGTAAAGGTGGCCAACCCATTCCTTCATTCCCCATCGGGGGCAGCCGATATACATCCCGACATTTGCCGCCGGCTTACCGGGTAATACCAGTTGGTTGTCAGCAGGATCAGGAAGAGTAAAATCTATATTGCTTAATAATGAATCATTAACGCGACCAAATTGCATAAAACTAATTGGAAATTAATAGCCTTCGAAGATAAGATTTTTCACTATAATCGCTTTTTCTGCATTCCGTGGTTGCCACGCCACACATCGTGGTGAAGAAATCGCCTTATGGTAAAAAATCATTATGAATTGAAAGGCTTTCTACAAGCGTAATAGGAGCGGGTTTGAAGCCAGCAGGCTGTACCAGTGGCGGCTATGCAAATAATAGAAAGAAAATTTGGATATTCCTTTGCAATATCCTTTTTCCAAGCTAATTTGATTGCATACAAGCCCTTTATTTCATTAACTGACAAGCATGGAAATTTTACACGTTAGCGCGGAATGTTATCCGGTAGCGAAAGTTGGAGGATTAGCCGATGTAGTAGGTGCACTGCCAAAGTATCAACACCAGTTAGGGTGTGTAGCCAAGGTAGTGATGCCCGCTTATAAATCCCGCTTTTTTGAACAAAACGAATTTGAGCTCGTGCACCAGGGAGGAACCTGGGTAGGGTTCAACTGGTACCATGTCAATGTATTCCGCGAAAAGAACAACGTACTGGGCTTTGACCTGTACCTGTTGGATATTCCCGGACTACTGGACAAGGAGGGCGTGTATGGTCACTGGAATGATCTGGAACGTTTTCTGGCATTTCAGATCGCTGTGCTGGACTGGCTGAATGAATGGCAGCATCATCCGGACGTCGTGCATTGTCACGATCATCATACAGGGTTTATTCCTTTTTTGATGACACATGCTTACAAGTACGAAAGGCTGCGCAATATAGCCTCCGTACTCACCATCCACAATGCACAGTACCAGGGCCAGTTTGGCTGGGATCAGCTATACCGGTTACCGGGTTTTGACCTCTGGAAGGCAGGCCTGGTAGGATGGGAGGGCGCTGTGAACCCACTGGCGGCAGCCATCAAATGTGCATGGAGAGTTACCACCGTTTCACCCGGGTACCTCGAAGAAATGTATAACGGCGCGAATGGACTGGAAAGTTTGCTGCGAAGCGAGCGTCGCAAGTGCAAGGGTATCCTGAATGGGATTGACAACAAAGTATGGGATCCTGCCACAGATCCGATGTTACCTATCCACTATGATGATACTTCCTTTGTAAACGGGAAAAGAGAAATAAAGCGCCAATTGTGTGAGGAGTTTGGATTTGACCCCGAATTACCATTATTCTCCTTCATTGGCCGCCTGGTAGGCGAAAAAGGCGCCGACCTGTTACCAGATATTATTGGTCGTTCACTATATGAGCAACAGAATCAGCTCAACTTCCTTGTATTGGGTAGTGGAGATCCGCATACAGAGTGGCGTCTGCACCAGACAAAAAATACGACTGGTTCAAACTTTAATGTACAATATGGTTATAACGAGGGCTTATCGCATAGGATCTATGCCGGTAGTGATTTCCTGTTAATGCCAAGCAGGGTAGAACCTTGTGGCCTGAACCAGTTGTATGCACTGCGTTATGGCACAATGCCGATAGTACGTAGCACAGGTGGCCTTAAAGATACCGTGAAGGATTTTGGAGACCAGGGTGGTTTCGGTATCCGCTTTATACAGGCAGAAGTCTGGGATGCGTGCCAGGCCGTGAGCCGCGCTGTGGAGCTGTACCGTGATGCACAGGCATTGCAGGAAATCCAGGAATATATTATGCAGATCGATCACTCCTGGGACAGCGCCGCTGCAGAATATGTAAAATTATACGAATCAATAGTAATCAGACCTTAATTGGCACGGAACTTTCCACGTAAGTTTGTAAACGGGACTTTCCATATAGTAATCATTTATTTCAACGAAACAAAAGAATAGAATATATGTCTAACGCAGTTATCTCCCTTATCTTAGGAGGCGGTTCCGGTACCCGTCTATACCCGCTCACCCGCAGGCGCTCGAAACCCGCTGTGCCCGTAGCCGGTAAATATAGGTTGGTGGATATTCCCATCTCCAATTGTTTGAATGCGGACATGAACCGCATCTTTGTGCTCACCCAGTTTAACTCCGCGTCACTGAATAAGCATATTAAGAATACATACCACTTTAGCCACTTCAGTAAGGCGTTCGTAGATATCCTGGCTGCAGAACAAACTCCCGATAACCCCACCTGGTACCAGGGTACAGCCGATGCGGTGCGTCAGTGCCTCCATCATATCGAGAACTATGAGTATGACTATGTGCTCATACTATCCGGCGACCAGCTGTATCAGATGGATTTCAGGGAGATGCTGCAACATCATATTGAATCACAGGCAGAGGTAACGATCGGTACCATCCCGGTCACTGCTAAAGACGCTTCTGACTTTGGTATATTAAAAACTGATGAAAAAGGAACTATCACCTCCTTTACAGAAAAGCCGAAACAGGATGTACTGGCACCCTGGGCTTCGCCTGTAAGCGATGAGATGCATGCAGCAGGTAGAGAATACCTGGCAAGTATGGGTATCTACATCTTCAGCAGATCCACGCTCAATGAATTGCTGAAAGGACAGGAGGCTGCCACCGATTTTGGTAAAGAGATTATTCCATACGCGATCAACGCAGATCTGAAAGTAATGAGCTATCAATACACCGGTTACTGGACGGATATCGGAAATATCAGCTCATTCTGGGAAGCAAACCTGTCATTGACAGATGAGATCCCTCAGTTCAATTTATTTGATGAAGGCAAGACCATCTATTCCCGTGCGCGTATGCTGCCACCGGCAAAGATGAGCGGTACCTTCAACAAGACCATCATCGCAGACGGTACAATTATTTCAGATAGCACCCTGGAACGTTGTGTTGTGGGTATCCGTGCCCGTATTGGCCGTGGTTCAGTGATCACAAACAGCTACATCATGGGTAGCGATTTCTACCAAACCCTCGAAGACCTGGCCAGGGCCAAGGCCAAAGGCCATCCGCCAATGGGGATTGGAGATAACTGTGTGATCAATAATGCGATAATAGATAAGAATGTAAGCATTGGCAACAATGTAAAGATAAATGTAGGTGAAACATTGCCGGATGGTGAGCATGAGCAGTACACCGTGAAGGATGGAATTGTGGTGATTAAGAATGGAATGGTATTGCCGGATGGTTTTGTGATTTGATAGAGTGGGGGTGAGAGAGTTGTGTTGAGAGAGTTGGGTTAAGAGAGTTTGATTTGTGAGGATTGGTTTTGTGGAATCCGGTTTTTGGATTTACAGCGCTGATGGCTGGTTTCAAAAAAATCGCTTTTACCATTGGTAAAAGCGATTTTTTTTGGTTTAGCGGTCAAAAAAACTGTTAAAATTCACTTTAAAACTGACAAGTGGTTTTTATTTCCATTTCTTTGAAAAACCGCACCAGCAAAGCCTTTCAGACCAGCGGAATGTAAAAAAATTAATCTTAATAACAGCGTTAAATACTGTTAAAATATTGCCTTCTTTTATCGGGTCTTGCCGCCCGTTCATCTCATGTTTTTGCCTGATCACCGACACATATTCCTCATTCGCCGACATAACACGTTCCTCCTTCTCCCGAAATCTACATTTGTTTTTTAGGTACTCAACAAAAAATCAATTTGATGGTCTTGCTGGATCGAAGGGCAATACATATATCAGGTCTCTGTTGTCTGCTGTTATTATCAGTCGCCTGCCATGAAAAAAAGAACAAGGACGATGCTAAATCTCAGGGAAACCAACCTACCATTGTAGATGTCATTATCGCTGACACCCGTAGTGTAAGCAATAACATCGAGGCAAACGGTACGATCGTTCCCAACGAATACGCCGAACTCCATCCCGAAATCAGTGGCAGGATTACTTTCCTCAACGTTCCCGAAGGCGCCATCGTCGAAAAAGGCACCCTCATTGCCCGTATCAACGATGCTGACCTACAGGCACAACTGGAAAAATCCAAAGTTCTCCTGGATCTCTACGAAAAAACAGAACAACGCGACCGCAAACTCCTGGACATTAACGGTATTAACCAGGCCGACTACGACCTGGCATTGAACAATGTGAACGGCACCAAAGCCGATATGGCATACACCCAGGCCCAGATAGACAAAGCCGCTGTCCGTGCCCCCTTTACCGGTACTATCGGCCTACGTCAGGTCAGCATCGGGGCATACGCCACACCAGCGACCCTGATCGCCACGATCCAGTCGCCCGACAAAATGCGGGTCGACTTCACCTTACCTGAAAACTACGCCCACAACCTCAAAAAAGGTGGTGTGGTTGAAGTAGTAAGCGATGCGAACAATGGCACCCGCAAGCAAGCCACTATTATCGCTACCGAACCACAGGTGAGTCAGACGAGCCGCAACGTAAAAGTGCGCGCCCTGCTCTCCGACGGCAAAGGCCGCCCCGGCGCATTTGTAAAAGTTTACTTAAATGCCGGTGCGGATACCAAAGCCATCATGGTCCCTACCAATGCACTCATTCCAAATGATAAAAATAACCAGGTCGTACTCGTCAAAGACGGCAAGGCCCGCCTCACCACCGTGCAAACCGGCGTGCGGGAAGCCAATAATGTGGAAGTCACCAGCGGCATCGCTGTAGGTGATACCGTCGTGGTGACAGGCGTGCTCTTCGCCCGCCCCGATGCGCCTGTGAAAGTCAGACAAGTGAAGACACTGGAAAAACTCGTGGCTGCACAGCAATAATCACCCAACGGAATTCAACAAATGAATATATCAGAACTATCATTGAAGCGGCCTGTCCTTGCGACAGTGATGAATCTCCTGATTATACTGTTTGGGGTGATTGGCTACTATTTCCTGGCAGTGAGAGACTACCCTGCCATCGATCCTCCTATTATTACAGTAACCACTTCTTATACAGGTGCGAACCCGGATATCATGGAAAGCCAGATCTCCGAACCACTGGAAAAACAGATCAACGGTATTCCCGGTATCCGTACCATCTCTTCCAATAGTTCCCTGGGTAGCAGCGTGATCACGGTGGAGTTCAACCTGGGTATCGACCTCGAAGCCGCTGCCAGTGACGTGCGTGACAAGGTGAGTCAGGCAACTAAAAGTCTGCCGCTGGACATCGATGCACCACCGGTTGTCACCAAGTCCGATGCGAACAGTGACCCGATCCTGATCCTCGCTGTTCAAAGCCGTACCAAGTCGCTCATGGAACTGAGTGACTATGTCGATAACGTACTACAGCAACAATTACAGACCATCGACCAGGTAAGCTCTGTGAACATTTTTGGTGATAAAAGCTATGCCATGCGCCTCTGGCTCAATGAAGCAAAGATGGATGCTTACAATGTGGCCTATAATGATATCAGCACGGCCCTTAGCAATGAAAACGTGCAGTTGCCCGCCGGTAAAGTATATGGTAACAACACTGAACTAACTATTAACGCCATTGGTCGCCTCACCACAGAAAAAGATTTCCGTGACCTCATTCTCCGTGAAGACAGCACAGGCATTGTTCGTCTCAGTGATGTAGCCCGTGTGGAACTGGGTCCGCAGATAGAAGAACAGGGCTGGAAATACAATGGTGTAAATGCAGTAGGGTTGGCAATCATTCCACAACCAGGCGCGAACAACATCGCCATTGCCGATGAGTTCAAAAAACGTATGGAGGCAATCAGGGAATCCAACAAAGACGATATTGAATTCAGTGTGCTGGTAGATAATACCCGCAATATCAGACAGTCACTGGCCGAAGTAAAGGAAACCCTGATCATTGCATTTGCACTCGTGGTATTAGTGATCTTCTTCTTCTTTAGAAACTGGCTGATTGCCATCCGTCCATTAATAGATATTCCCATCTCGCTGATCGCCACCTTCTTTGTGGTGTACCTCGCGGGCTTTACCATTAATATATTAACGCTGTTAGGTATCGTACTGGCTACAGGCCTCGTGGTGGATGATGGTATTGTGGTCACGGAAAATATCTTCCGTAAACTGGAGCAGGGGATGAGCATTCGTACGGCTGCGCTGGAAGGAAGTAAAGAGATATTCTTTGCGGTCATTTCTACATCATTGACATTGGCCGTGGTATTCATGCCGGTGATCTTCCTGCAGGGATTTGTAGGCAGGTTATTCCGTGAATTCGGGGTCGTACTTGCCACAGCGGTTTTGATCTCTGCCTTTGTATCCCTAACGATTACGCCAGTATTAAATGTGTACCTGAATAAGAAAGATGCTGGTCATGGCAAGTTCTATGAAAGAACAGAACCATTTTTCCAGGGGATGGAAAGTGGCTACAAGCGCTGGCTGGAAGCATTTATGAAAGTGCGCTGGGTCGCAGTGGCCATCATTCTGGTGTGTGCAGGTATGATCTGGTTGATCTTAAGTAGTATTCAAAGTGAAATTGCACCTCTTGAAGACAGAAGCAGTATCCGTATGACGGTGAGTTTACCTGAAGGTACGAGCTATAGTTATACCCAGGCTGTGAGTGACAAGATAGCGAATTACCTGTATGACTCAGTACCGGAAAGAGCCTTCGTATTCGCAAGAACACCTGCGGGTTCCGTGATCAATAGTTCTCAGCCACGTATTGGCCTGGTACCGCCGGAAGAGCGTGATCGTAGTCAGGCAGAGATTGCCAATGACCTGAACAGGAAGTTGAAGCGCTTTAATGATGCACGTATCTTCACGATACAGGAACAGACAATTGCGGTGGGTTCCGGTTCCAAGACCAGTTTACCCATACAGTTTATCCTGCAAAATCAGGATTTAGATAAACTTAAAAAGACGATTCCGTTATTCCTTGAAGAAGCTCGTAAAGATCCAACCTTCGCTAACGTAGACGTAGATCTGAAATTTACAAAACCTACATTGGAAGTAACGTTCGATCGTATGAAGATCAAGGATCTCGGCTTATCTACGAATGATGTGATCTCTGCTATGCAGGCTGCTTTCAGTGGTGGCCGTCTGGCGTATTTCATCATGAACGGCTACCAATATTACGTAATTGCACAATTGGAAAGAACGGAGAGAAATGAACCTGCGGATATCAGTCATATCTATGTACGCAATGCAAGTGGAGATAAAATTCCATTGGATGCAGTCGTGAAAATAGTGACCAGTACAAGTCCGGCTACGTTGTATCACTTCAACCGTTTCAAGAGTTCCACCATTTCTGCATCCCTGGCACCGGGTCATACCATTGGTGATGGCATCAAAGCCATGCAGGCGATAGCAGACAGGCTACTGGATCCAACCTTCCATACGGCATTGTCCGGCTCCAGCCGTGACTATGCAGAAAGTTCTTCCAATATCGTATTTGCCTTCCTGCTTGCGTTGGTATTGATCTATCTGGTACTCGCCGCACAGTTTGAAAGCTTTATCGATCCGTTCACCATCATGCTCACGGTGCCGCTGGCATTGGCAGGTGCATTGCTGAGCCTGTGGATCTTTGGCCAGACATTGAATATCTTCTCCGAAATCGGTATGATCATGTTGATTGGACTGGTCACGAAGAATGGTATCCTGATCGTAGAGTTTACAAACCAGAAGCGTGAGATGGGTATGAACAAACATGATGCGGTAGTAGAGGCGGCATCACAACGTCTGCGTCCGATCCTCATGACATCGCTGGCTACGGCATTGGGTGCATTGCCTCTGGCCATGAGCCTGGGAGCGGCATCCACAAGTCGTGTACCATTGGGGATCGTGGTAGTGGGTGGTATTGTGTTCTCACTGATCCTGACCCTGTTCGTGATTCCGGCAATATATACCTTTGTGAGTAGTAAGCACAAGGCACACATACCTGATGTGGCAGAATAAAACAAAATTCATGAAAAGATTTATTATATATCTAACCTTTTTCTCACTTCCGAGGCTGCTGCATGCGCAGCAGCTCACACTGAAGGATGCTGTGAATATTGCTTTAAATAAAAACTTAGGCATTAAGATCGCGGAGAATAATGTGAAGATTGCGGAGCAAAATAACAACTACGGTATAGCTGGTGGTATGCCTGTAATCAGTGCTTCCGGCTCCGATGTAGAACAGCTCACCAGTCTTGAGCAGAAGTACGCAAACGCTGCGAACAACAAATCGAGCAATAACGTCCGCTCTAACGAACTCTCTGCCAGCCTGGGCGCCACCGTTCCAATTTACAGCGGTAGTAAGATCTCCAATGCCAGCAAACGTCTGGATGTTGCTGAGTCTATGAGCAATGACTACCTCAAATCCCGCGTTGCGTACATCACCTACAATGTGATGATTAAATATTACGACATCATTCGGCAGGAGAGCTATGCGGCCACTCTGGAACGCTCACTGGAAGTATCCCGTCAGAAACTGGATATCGTAAAAGCACAGCAAAGTGTGGGCGTGGCCAACAATGCAGACCTCTTTCAGGCCCAGGTAGATCTGAACACACAAATGCAAAACCTGCAGGCGCAGCAACTGGTGATCGATCAGGCCA
This Chitinophaga sancti DNA region includes the following protein-coding sequences:
- a CDS encoding efflux RND transporter permease subunit, yielding MNISELSLKRPVLATVMNLLIILFGVIGYYFLAVRDYPAIDPPIITVTTSYTGANPDIMESQISEPLEKQINGIPGIRTISSNSSLGSSVITVEFNLGIDLEAAASDVRDKVSQATKSLPLDIDAPPVVTKSDANSDPILILAVQSRTKSLMELSDYVDNVLQQQLQTIDQVSSVNIFGDKSYAMRLWLNEAKMDAYNVAYNDISTALSNENVQLPAGKVYGNNTELTINAIGRLTTEKDFRDLILREDSTGIVRLSDVARVELGPQIEEQGWKYNGVNAVGLAIIPQPGANNIAIADEFKKRMEAIRESNKDDIEFSVLVDNTRNIRQSLAEVKETLIIAFALVVLVIFFFFRNWLIAIRPLIDIPISLIATFFVVYLAGFTINILTLLGIVLATGLVVDDGIVVTENIFRKLEQGMSIRTAALEGSKEIFFAVISTSLTLAVVFMPVIFLQGFVGRLFREFGVVLATAVLISAFVSLTITPVLNVYLNKKDAGHGKFYERTEPFFQGMESGYKRWLEAFMKVRWVAVAIILVCAGMIWLILSSIQSEIAPLEDRSSIRMTVSLPEGTSYSYTQAVSDKIANYLYDSVPERAFVFARTPAGSVINSSQPRIGLVPPEERDRSQAEIANDLNRKLKRFNDARIFTIQEQTIAVGSGSKTSLPIQFILQNQDLDKLKKTIPLFLEEARKDPTFANVDVDLKFTKPTLEVTFDRMKIKDLGLSTNDVISAMQAAFSGGRLAYFIMNGYQYYVIAQLERTERNEPADISHIYVRNASGDKIPLDAVVKIVTSTSPATLYHFNRFKSSTISASLAPGHTIGDGIKAMQAIADRLLDPTFHTALSGSSRDYAESSSNIVFAFLLALVLIYLVLAAQFESFIDPFTIMLTVPLALAGALLSLWIFGQTLNIFSEIGMIMLIGLVTKNGILIVEFTNQKREMGMNKHDAVVEAASQRLRPILMTSLATALGALPLAMSLGAASTSRVPLGIVVVGGIVFSLILTLFVIPAIYTFVSSKHKAHIPDVAE